TGATGAAGCGCAGCACACCGTAGCAGGCCCTGAGGACAACAAAcatgatataaaaatataaacaggACAAAGGAAAAATAATCTGAACTCCAATTAAAACACGCTGCCTGTTTCCAACCATCCTTCTCAGACAAATGCCTCTATATCTTCAAGCGATTGGACCCACTGCTTTGAGGCCCTGAAGTCAGACGCACAGAACGTGAACCTGACCCAGAATCCTCAAAGACAGAACGGGCCCTTTCCGACTCGTCATCGTATCATCACTGAAGGGAATTTCAATCGGTAAGTGTGCATGGTGTGCTAGGAAGTGAACGCTCACCTACGGACAGCCAGACCTCCGAGCAGCTTGTAGCGCAGCGACTCTGCCTGAGCGATGGCGCAGAGACCGCGGGTGGCGACCTTCTCAGCGTACAGCTACAACGAAAAAAGACCCAATACGTTAGAACCAACCATCACAATCTAATTTTGGACAGCATTTACAACTTGACCATTCTTACCTCCACACTGCCCTCGGGGAACCCAAATCGTTTCTGGACGACAGCAGTCAGTTCACGAATGCAGGGTCCTTTCATGAATATaggtactatttttttttttaaagactgaAAATTATTCAAATAGTTTAGCCCACTATCTAAAGTAGCATGGATAATGTGTTTTGGTGCTTCAGAATACCAAGTAAATAAAACGAAATGTCATCTGACACCTTCACAGCTCTATAGGTTACAAATccaaaatctgaaaatgttttgtacCATAACCTGAGCTACAGGAACTATCAGTAAATGAAAACCAGTAGTCTTTATCCTAAAAGTAAAGCTATTAATAAAGCTAAGCATCTAGAGATTAACACATGAGCATATCAGTGTAGTTCAGGGTAAAAACATTCTGCATGCCTTCACATGCACGTATACAAACAGTTCATGggaaagaaaagaaaggaaaaaaataaatcacaccACTAGCAGTCATACACCTTTTACTGATCACGACTTACGGATGGACATTTCCTTTCTGGGACACCATCGGCTACTAAACCCATTAAGTACTGGAATCATTCATTACAGAtttgaaatgaatgaaaacagaCAACATTTCCccatttattcttttattttattttttatacagaAAAGTGTAGGCCTTCCATCAATGATCAGTCGACCTGGAACAGACAAAAACATCTtgttagaataaaaaaaaaaaaaaaagcatttcaaaagACAAGTagtcaagaaagaaagaaaaaacccTTCTCAGACAAATGCCTTAATCTTCAATCTAAGAGGACACACGATCTCTGAGGAACTGAAGTCAGACGTACAGAACATAAGCCTGACCCAGAATCCTCAGAGGGCTGCCTCAATCCGACTCATCGAATCATCACTGAAGGAAACGTGGAGGTCATTTGACCTCAATACTGGGTTTTTAAGGGTCTTACCCCTTTATGCAGTCGGCACTGGGGCTCCCTGTGGCATGACTGGGCCCTCGGGCTTGGCCCCCTTCTGTTCGGACACTGGGGTGGTGGGGAGGACCTCCTCTTTGGGCTCCACGATGCTGACGTGGTCAGGCAGGGGCTTCTTGGGGCCGATCTTGCCGCTGGGATCCCAGGGAAGCATGATTTTCACCTTGATTCCAAGCACACCTATATGAACATACACAATCACAAAGACGTATAAAACTTTGACCAGAAGAACGATTAATACAAACCCATTTGAGCTTTACCATACGTTTCATTCAGAACCTACTCAGACTAACGCCTCTAAATCACACTGCTCTGAAGACTTACGAAACAATGCAATTCTGGTTCGTTATATCATCACTGAAGGGAAAATACCGTGATTAAATTTGGAACAATAATTAGTTGCTCAATATGTAAGAAGTTAGTGGTGCCACCCTAAACCATATGGTTTTAAATGGCAAAAGCTTCACACAGTAAAGTCAAAAgtacttaaaggaatagttcagccaaaaattaaatttttggcatcccaaacatgtatgaatttatttcttctgctgaacacaaaattatatcgtAAAGTGTGTTGGTAACCAAATAGTTGATGAACCccatgacttccatagtatggaagaaaaaaaaaaaacaaacaaaaaaaaacaactgtttggttacccatattcttcaaagtatcttttttgtgttctgcagaagagagaaattcaggtttggaacaacttgagggtgagtaaatgacagaattttcatttttgggtgatctgtCCCTTTAAGAACAGAGATGTGCATCAGACCTGCTGATATGATTTCAATTTGAAGCACAAGCTCTCAATGCAAAAGATTCATTGAAACAGGTCTGTCCCAACTATGTAATCATCTGATCGCAATAGTAATTATAATTCAGATACCATAGACCccaaatatgttcatttttgtgtgaggTCCTCCCACCCTAAAGTGCTAGTATAAAatatttggaaaatatttagttaataaaacGACATTACATTGTGTGTCTACTCAGAGTTGTACTGTTGCAGTACagcatttacttaatttttttttaaattaaataattccaCTGACCCCTAGTAAAATGCACCTCAATTTGCTAAAGATTTGAAAAGTTAAAACTCAtgaatcttgtttgaattttttttttaaattatgtatttaatttcattCTATTTTTTACTCTACTGTACTGCTATAgtactgtacttattttttttaaataacttatttatacatttgtacactcttcaAACATTTCCACAAAGCCCTATTAAAATAGAGATTCGCTAAAGATGCTAAACAAACgttaaacaaaaaaactcaGGAAAGCCATCAGTCCAATTCATCTTCCTCCATGCCTCTCACTCACCCTGTCTGAGCAGGACGTGGCGGACAGCGGTGTCAACGTAGTAGTTAACGGGGTCTCCACTGTGGATCATCAAGCCATCCACAAACTTCATGGACTTGGCTCTCTGACCTCTCAGTTTACCAGAGACGACCACCTCACAACCCTTGGCCCCGCTCTCCATGATGAAGCGCAGCACACCGTAG
The nucleotide sequence above comes from Chanodichthys erythropterus isolate Z2021 chromosome 7, ASM2448905v1, whole genome shotgun sequence. Encoded proteins:
- the LOC137023182 gene encoding small ribosomal subunit protein uS3-like, whose product is MKGPCIRELTAVVQKRFGFPEGSVELYAEKVATRGLCAIAQAESLRYKLLGGLAVRRACYGVLRFIMESGAKGCEVVVSGKLRGQRAKSMKFVDGLMIHSGDPVNYYVDTAVRHVLLRQAVR
- the LOC137023181 gene encoding small ribosomal subunit protein uS3 → MAVQISKKRKFVSDGIFKAELNEFLTRELAEDGYSGVEVRVTPTRTEIIILATRTQNVLGEKGRRIRELTAVVQKRFGFPEGSVELYAEKVATRGLCAIAQAESLRYKLLGGLAVRRACYGVLRFIMESGAKGCEVVVSGKLRGQRAKSMKFVDGLMIHSGDPVNYYVDTAVRHVLLRQGVLGIKVKIMLPWDPSGKIGPKKPLPDHVSIVEPKEEVLPTTPVSEQKGAKPEGPVMPQGAPVPTA